A single Dermacentor albipictus isolate Rhodes 1998 colony chromosome 3, USDA_Dalb.pri_finalv2, whole genome shotgun sequence DNA region contains:
- the LOC139057760 gene encoding uncharacterized protein, with amino-acid sequence MANVFIQPPAHFEPGDTPQTAWEEWREAFTIYELACEYNTKPKSARKALLLHVLGPHARRIGQTFPPDPAAGNEDADPVEYILDKFDELYRPYKNVIQAAAVFNSMVQKPGQSIDDFVTDLRRQAQKCDFGDKCDRLIGDRVVVGIRDGALRERLFRERDLTLEKIVSACKAAEISKKHVQEIGTSDQQPEVNAVHTYNRKPTKTTGRPLGINKPQQPHRSSQRSNRKCSRCGTSHPPQQCPAFGKNCYNCDKLGHFAHVCKQSRRQTPAHRPRVGLLHEQPQQDSQEELYLGCLTTCSVNVDATDWSERVSVMDTR; translated from the coding sequence ATGGCCAACGTTTTCATCCAGCCCCCGGCTCACTTCGAACCTGGTGACACTCCTCAGACCGCATGGGAAGAATGGCGGGAAGCATTCACCATATATGAACTGGCTTGTGAGTACAACACTAAGCCTAAATCAGCGCGGAAGGCATTGTTGCTTCATGTACTTGGCCCGCATGCTCGTCGCATCGGGCAGACGTTCCCTCCAGACCCTGCCGCCGGAAACGAAGACGCAGACCCAGTGGAATACATACTTGACAAGTTTGACGAGTTGTATCGCCCGTACAAGAACGTCATACAAGCAGCGGCGGTGTTCAACTCGATGGTACAAAAGCCAGGTCAGTCCATTGACGATTTTGTTACTGACCTTCGACGACAGGCGCAGAAATGCGACTTCGGTGACAAGTGCGACAGACTCATCGGCGATCGCGTGGTGGTTGGAATCCGCGATGGAGCTCTCCGCGAACGGCTCTTTCGGGAGCGCGACCTCACTCTGGAAAAAATCGTCTCAGCGTGCAAGGCAGCGGAAATATCAAAGAAACATGTACAAGAGATCGGAACCAGTGATCAGCAGCCAGAAGTGAATGCCGTTCACACGTATAATCGGAAACCCACGAAGACAACTGGTCGTCCGCTAGGTATCAACAAGCCTCAGCAGCCTCATCGCTCGTCCCAAAGGTCTAATCGTAAATGTTCTCGCTGCGGAACCTCGCATCCCCCACAACAGTGCCCAGCTTTTGGCAAAAACTGTTACAACTGCGACAAACTTGGCCATTTCGCGCACGTGTGCAAGCAGTCACGTCGGCAGACACCAGCGCATCGACCGCGAGTCGGACTGCTTCATGAGCAACCACAACAAGACTCGCAGGAGGAATTATACTTGGGCTGTTTGACTACGTGCAGTGTCAATGTCGACGCAACAGACTGGAGCGAACGTGTCAGTGTTATGGACACAAGGTGA